One Lactobacillus sp. ESL0785 DNA window includes the following coding sequences:
- a CDS encoding TIM-barrel domain-containing protein has translation MTQDTQINNHQLGSLTGANRCKNYYELHYATGEVARFYILADGIFRFVLDPEQNFTDHSPLSLQLNVHSTAFEHSQVRATSDSLIIQAGNYQIIFGQKPATMSIFDETLHHTRMTQVKPLELGDNFTREFLKQGKNEFYFGGGLQNGHFSHKGRKLTIKYDHITGKDGVITQVPFFWSNAGYGELRNTNTVGNYDFGSCDPATTIIAHQTKVFDSFYLLGNTPQAILAKYYTLTGKPMMLPKYTLGLGHIGNFCSTLWQPSEAKVRNASKIGNSYYVRTTDAANASGKSSLNGEEDYLFSARAMIDRYKALHFSLSWFVPNYRIKANDNKALACFNDYALSQDVYPGFWHQSGNSNFNLPTQTAFTLTDNSALSADEEQLSTSLQRKRPLILQTNGYAGMQKNAALTFGDIGGNWENIATQVAGFIGSNLSGQPLVGAAVDGTQGGGNAQISVRDFEWKSFTPLLFSFDDQGEYSKTPFAYNKKITEISRAYTILRAQFQNYLYTLNYQAQSGVPIVQPLFIAFPDERTNYTEQFGNEFMLGDNLLIAPITNGREDENGNARKDNLYLPDSRTMWIDLFTGKKYAGGRVYNNLSYPTWHLPVFVRGGSSFDLGKRDYVLFPQGQSSNIIYDDDDLTDFNHHHCESQINCIKSADKLTITLAPVKGNYADLEVEQPTKLAILCDTYPDQITVKINDQVISMQEYGTIDAFDHAREGIFFNTSYTAVPEFNYYHDPDQIALQIKLASRDITNSKIEVIIHNYTYGENVLVHAITDGLLPSPKLPAVDPNQISAHSFALAWPKKGNIQVEINGILYEGISGNCFTFHELAPNTRYIIRMRYAAGNKVSEWSDLFGVITKHAAIDYAINDIQVTSNYSSSPQHPLTYLTDLKLASEWQTDTPITPDKPLELIFSFKQVEKLSRMAFVPRNIDHQGDPVDITISVSLDGINYTTYANHLNWKADSKNKVVGLRDVRAKAIRLTIYQSSGPITAAREVIFFRAKK, from the coding sequence ATGACACAAGATACGCAAATAAACAACCATCAATTAGGGTCATTAACCGGCGCCAACCGCTGTAAAAATTATTATGAACTGCACTATGCAACTGGCGAAGTTGCTCGGTTCTATATTTTGGCTGACGGTATTTTTCGCTTCGTCCTTGATCCCGAGCAAAATTTCACTGATCACTCGCCATTATCACTTCAACTTAATGTCCATAGCACAGCTTTTGAACATTCACAAGTACGGGCTACAAGTGATTCATTAATTATTCAGGCAGGCAATTATCAAATAATTTTTGGGCAAAAACCTGCTACCATGAGCATTTTTGACGAAACTCTGCATCACACCCGAATGACACAAGTTAAGCCACTTGAATTAGGTGACAATTTTACACGAGAATTCTTAAAACAAGGTAAAAACGAATTTTACTTTGGCGGCGGCTTACAAAACGGTCACTTTAGCCATAAAGGGCGAAAACTTACTATTAAGTACGACCATATTACGGGTAAAGATGGCGTTATTACTCAAGTGCCGTTTTTCTGGTCAAATGCTGGTTATGGCGAATTACGCAATACCAATACTGTCGGCAATTATGATTTTGGCAGTTGTGACCCCGCCACAACTATTATTGCACACCAAACAAAAGTTTTTGATAGTTTTTATCTGCTTGGTAATACGCCTCAAGCTATCCTAGCCAAGTACTATACTCTGACAGGTAAACCAATGATGTTACCTAAATATACTCTAGGGTTAGGTCACATTGGTAACTTTTGTTCAACCTTATGGCAGCCTAGTGAGGCTAAAGTACGTAATGCCAGTAAAATTGGTAATAGCTATTATGTGCGCACAACAGATGCTGCTAATGCTTCGGGGAAGTCATCACTTAATGGTGAAGAAGACTATCTCTTTTCGGCACGTGCAATGATTGATCGTTACAAAGCACTACACTTTTCGCTTAGTTGGTTTGTCCCGAACTATCGAATTAAAGCTAATGACAATAAGGCTCTTGCCTGCTTTAATGACTATGCCTTAAGTCAAGATGTTTATCCCGGATTCTGGCATCAATCAGGCAACTCAAACTTTAACCTCCCTACACAAACTGCTTTTACCTTAACTGATAATTCTGCACTGTCTGCAGATGAAGAGCAACTTAGCACTAGTTTACAGCGTAAACGACCGCTAATCTTACAAACTAACGGTTATGCCGGTATGCAAAAAAATGCTGCTCTAACATTTGGCGATATTGGCGGTAATTGGGAAAATATTGCCACCCAAGTTGCTGGCTTCATCGGTTCTAACTTATCTGGGCAACCGCTTGTCGGTGCTGCAGTTGACGGCACTCAAGGTGGTGGCAACGCCCAAATTAGTGTTCGCGATTTTGAATGGAAAAGTTTCACGCCACTTTTATTCAGCTTTGATGATCAAGGTGAATACAGCAAAACACCGTTTGCTTATAACAAAAAGATTACAGAAATCAGCCGTGCATATACAATCTTACGCGCACAATTTCAGAATTACCTGTATACCCTAAATTATCAAGCACAGTCTGGTGTGCCAATTGTACAGCCCCTATTTATCGCCTTTCCTGATGAGCGTACTAATTATACCGAACAATTTGGCAATGAATTTATGCTTGGTGATAATCTGTTGATTGCACCAATTACTAATGGACGCGAAGATGAAAACGGCAATGCCCGCAAAGATAACCTCTACTTGCCTGACAGCCGCACAATGTGGATTGATTTATTTACTGGAAAAAAATATGCCGGTGGCCGCGTTTACAACAACCTTTCTTACCCTACCTGGCACCTACCCGTATTCGTTCGCGGCGGCAGTAGTTTTGATTTAGGGAAACGGGATTATGTCTTGTTTCCACAAGGTCAGAGTAGCAATATAATTTATGATGATGACGATTTGACTGACTTTAACCACCATCATTGCGAAAGTCAGATTAATTGTATTAAAAGTGCTGACAAATTAACCATTACGCTTGCTCCCGTTAAAGGCAACTATGCTGATTTAGAAGTTGAACAACCAACAAAATTAGCGATTCTTTGTGATACTTATCCTGACCAAATAACAGTTAAAATCAACGACCAAGTAATTTCTATGCAAGAATATGGTACAATCGATGCTTTTGATCACGCTCGTGAAGGGATCTTCTTTAATACTAGCTACACAGCTGTCCCTGAATTTAACTATTATCATGATCCTGACCAAATAGCTTTACAAATCAAGCTTGCTAGTCGCGACATTACCAATAGCAAAATCGAAGTCATCATTCACAACTACACATATGGTGAAAATGTTTTAGTACATGCGATTACTGACGGCCTTTTGCCATCACCAAAATTGCCAGCAGTTGATCCAAATCAAATTTCAGCCCATTCTTTTGCACTTGCTTGGCCCAAAAAAGGTAATATTCAAGTTGAAATTAACGGTATTCTCTATGAAGGTATTAGCGGCAATTGCTTTACCTTCCATGAATTAGCTCCTAATACCCGCTATATTATCCGAATGCGTTACGCCGCAGGCAATAAGGTTTCTGAATGGTCTGACTTATTCGGAGTTATTACTAAGCACGCAGCAATTGATTATGCTATTAATGACATTCAAGTTACCAGCAATTATTCAAGCAGTCCCCAGCATCCCTTAACTTATTTAACAGATTTAAAACTCGCTAGTGAATGGCAAACAGACACACCTATCACGCCAGACAAGCCATTGGAATTAATCTTTAGCTTTAAGCAAGTTGAGAAATTAAGCCGGATGGCTTTTGTTCCGCGTAACATTGATCATCAAGGCGACCCTGTTGATATTACAATTAGTGTTTCGCTTGATGGCATTAACTACACGACTTACGCCAATCATCTTAATTGGAAAGCTGACAGTAAAAATAAGGTAGTCGGCTTACGTGATGTCCGTGCAAAAGCAATTCGCCTGACAATTTACCAATCTTCAGGCCCAATCACTGCAGCCCGTGAAGTAATTTTCTTCAGAGCAAAGAAATAA
- a CDS encoding PTS glucose transporter subunit IIA, producing the protein MFKLFKKQGFSVSAVVDGQLIPITAVKDDVFSEKMLGDGYAIKPKNGKICAPVAGTITTVFPTKHAIGITTKDNLEILLHLGLDTVNLKGKPFKVMVKEGDVVKQGDQLAEMDLEMITAAGYDNTIIVVYTNMDLIKSVSEVAPGNVTHGKEVQTIKLNG; encoded by the coding sequence ATGTTTAAATTATTTAAAAAGCAGGGTTTTTCGGTTAGTGCGGTAGTTGATGGCCAACTAATTCCGATTACGGCTGTTAAAGATGATGTTTTTTCTGAAAAAATGTTAGGTGATGGTTATGCAATTAAGCCAAAGAATGGGAAAATTTGTGCTCCAGTTGCTGGAACAATTACGACGGTTTTTCCAACTAAGCATGCAATTGGAATTACAACAAAGGATAATCTGGAAATTTTGCTTCATTTGGGATTAGATACAGTTAATTTAAAAGGGAAACCATTTAAGGTAATGGTCAAAGAAGGTGATGTCGTTAAGCAAGGTGATCAACTTGCTGAGATGGATCTGGAAATGATTACAGCAGCTGGTTATGACAATACAATAATTGTCGTTTATACTAATATGGATTTGATTAAATCTGTTTCTGAAGTTGCTCCAGGTAATGTAACCCATGGTAAAGAAGTCCAAACAATCAAGTTGAATGGTTGA
- a CDS encoding MurR/RpiR family transcriptional regulator, translating into MSKLKSLIYQKSSKLNDSEIRIIQFVLSNAKLCKNLSLSELSSKLYVSKSAIFRLCKHLGLSGYSELKFYLNEVSLENDQNKNYVKFRNNFGPDLAKETENLRKYFKSLDLDKFYTELSNADNIYIYSTGWIQQILSNYLSHELLLFGVSSIVLPSALSELKMVGKIAKKGDLLFIISYTGDNREINDELSKFELVNNKFRYVSFTDLKQNKLASLSDYNFYYPTVKFTNNDNGVSFILAYSLVDLLINKFGIWRDKQNGKNNE; encoded by the coding sequence ATGTCAAAGCTAAAATCTCTAATTTATCAAAAAAGTAGCAAATTGAATGATTCTGAAATAAGGATCATTCAATTTGTTCTAAGCAATGCAAAGTTGTGTAAAAATTTAAGTCTATCTGAATTATCTAGTAAATTATATGTTTCTAAATCTGCAATTTTTCGGTTGTGTAAGCATTTGGGATTAAGTGGTTATAGTGAGTTGAAGTTTTACTTAAATGAAGTTTCTTTAGAAAATGATCAGAATAAGAATTATGTCAAGTTTAGGAATAATTTCGGTCCTGATTTAGCTAAAGAAACAGAGAATTTGCGTAAATATTTTAAATCACTTGACTTAGACAAATTCTATACTGAGTTAAGTAATGCTGATAATATTTATATTTATTCAACAGGCTGGATTCAGCAAATTCTATCGAACTATCTTTCTCATGAATTATTACTTTTTGGCGTTTCGTCAATTGTATTACCATCTGCTTTGAGTGAATTAAAGATGGTAGGTAAGATTGCCAAAAAAGGTGACCTACTGTTTATCATTTCTTATACTGGCGATAATCGAGAAATTAATGATGAATTAAGCAAGTTTGAGTTGGTTAATAATAAATTTCGGTATGTATCCTTTACTGATTTGAAACAAAACAAGTTAGCCTCACTGTCAGACTATAACTTTTATTATCCAACGGTTAAGTTCACCAATAATGATAATGGGGTGTCTTTTATCTTGGCTTATTCGTTAGTAGATTTGTTAATTAATAAGTTTGGTATTTGGCGAGATAAGCAAAACGGGAAGAATAATGAGTAA
- a CDS encoding alpha-glucoside-specific PTS transporter subunit IIBC, with the protein MMQKFQKFGAAMFVPVLLFSFAGIVVAIGSLFTNQAVFGSLASPGTTWNSIWDTITAGGWTVFKQEALLFVVGLPIGLANKSKGRAAMEALITYMTYNYFIGTILTHWGANFGIPNFANIQIIDNSTNHGLTEIAGIKTLDTSMIGALIVAGIVIWLHNRYFDKKLPEWLGTFQGSTYVYILGFFAMIPLAFLTCWGWPKVQLGISGMQKFILNSGVIGVWIYNFLNRVLIPTGLHHLVYIPFQYGPAVVAGGLQPFWLKHLTQFALSTHPLKQLAPQMGFQLWGNEKIFLAPIICLAFYATAKKSKKKQTSALLIPAALTSFFAGITEPIDFTYLFAAPVLWIVYSVLAATMNTVMFSLGVVGNFTLGGIDMAAENWIPLWANHWQTYLVQFAVGIVFAIITFFVFKFMIEKFNYATPGREEDDEEVHLLNKKEYEAKKADQDQAASTDSAETDPYIVRATAFLDLLGGSSNIKELSSCATRLRVSVKDPDKLGSDAQFKASKAINVVHHGKAIQVIVGLDVAQVLEAMQELRKNDISQD; encoded by the coding sequence ATGATGCAGAAGTTTCAAAAGTTTGGTGCAGCGATGTTTGTGCCAGTGCTTTTATTCTCTTTTGCCGGAATAGTTGTTGCGATAGGTAGCTTATTTACTAATCAAGCAGTTTTTGGTTCTTTAGCAAGTCCGGGTACTACTTGGAATTCTATTTGGGACACAATTACTGCTGGTGGTTGGACGGTCTTCAAGCAAGAAGCATTATTATTCGTTGTTGGTTTACCAATTGGACTGGCTAACAAGTCTAAAGGTAGAGCGGCAATGGAAGCTTTAATTACTTATATGACTTACAACTATTTTATTGGCACTATTTTGACACACTGGGGTGCAAACTTTGGTATTCCTAATTTTGCTAATATTCAAATAATTGATAATTCAACTAACCACGGATTGACTGAAATAGCCGGAATTAAAACACTGGATACTAGTATGATTGGTGCCTTAATTGTTGCTGGAATTGTAATCTGGCTTCATAACCGGTACTTTGATAAGAAATTGCCAGAATGGTTAGGAACTTTTCAGGGTTCAACCTATGTTTATATCCTTGGCTTTTTTGCCATGATACCGTTAGCATTCTTAACTTGCTGGGGCTGGCCTAAGGTTCAGTTAGGTATTAGTGGAATGCAAAAATTCATTCTTAATAGTGGCGTAATTGGCGTGTGGATTTATAATTTCTTGAATCGGGTTTTGATTCCGACCGGATTACACCATCTAGTTTATATTCCGTTCCAATATGGACCTGCGGTAGTAGCTGGGGGGCTTCAACCATTCTGGTTAAAGCACTTAACGCAATTTGCCTTAAGCACTCATCCGTTAAAACAATTAGCGCCGCAGATGGGCTTCCAGCTATGGGGAAATGAGAAGATTTTTCTTGCTCCGATTATTTGTTTAGCATTTTATGCAACGGCAAAGAAGAGTAAGAAAAAGCAAACTTCAGCTTTGCTGATTCCAGCTGCTTTGACGTCATTCTTTGCTGGTATTACTGAACCGATTGACTTTACTTACTTATTTGCAGCTCCAGTTCTCTGGATTGTTTACTCTGTTCTTGCAGCAACAATGAACACAGTAATGTTCAGTTTAGGTGTTGTAGGTAACTTTACGCTTGGCGGTATTGATATGGCTGCTGAAAATTGGATTCCGTTATGGGCCAATCATTGGCAGACATATCTAGTACAGTTTGCAGTCGGAATTGTGTTTGCTATTATCACTTTCTTTGTCTTTAAATTTATGATTGAAAAATTTAATTACGCAACTCCTGGTCGTGAAGAAGACGATGAAGAAGTTCATTTATTAAATAAGAAAGAATATGAAGCTAAAAAAGCTGATCAAGATCAAGCAGCAAGTACTGACTCTGCTGAAACTGATCCATATATTGTTAGAGCAACGGCTTTTCTTGATTTACTTGGCGGTAGTTCAAATATTAAAGAATTAAGTTCTTGTGCGACACGGTTGCGAGTTTCTGTTAAGGATCCTGATAAGTTAGGCTCGGATGCTCAATTTAAGGCTTCTAAGGCAATTAATGTAGTTCATCATGGAAAAGCCATTCAGGTTATTGTTGGACTAGATGTTGCTCAAGTTCTTGAAGCAATGCAGGAATTAAGAAAAAACGATATTAGTCAGGATTAA
- a CDS encoding 6-phospho-alpha-glucosidase has protein sequence MSEDHKRYSVVIAGGGSTFTPGFVLSLIANQDRFPIRKLKFYDNDAERQKKIGDACAIIMKERAPEIEFSYTTDPEEAFTDVDFVMGSIRVGKYHMRDFDEKIPLRYGVNGQETTGPGGMAYGMRSIPAIIEIIDYMEKYSPNAWMINYSNTIAIVAEACRRFRPNSKVINICDMPIEIMTRMAHICGLNDYHDLDVNYYGLNHFGWWKEIRDKNTGKDLMPQLKEHAAKEGYWIGGEFDKYLEKSWAETFKKAKDCYALDPETLPNTYMQYYYFPQYEVANADPKHTRTDEIREYRQKIVFDECARIVKAGTAKGNIWEANAEHSNYIVDICHAIAFNTHEKFFANTTNNGAISNMDPDSIVEVPCLFGADGIQPMATGEAGRFQRGLMMEQQTCEKLVVDAYEQHSYTKMLQAFTLNKTVPDASVAKKILDDMIPVNKPYWPELK, from the coding sequence ATGTCTGAAGATCACAAACGATATTCTGTTGTAATTGCTGGTGGTGGTAGTACTTTTACCCCGGGGTTTGTTTTGAGTTTGATTGCTAACCAAGATCGGTTCCCAATTAGAAAGTTAAAGTTTTACGATAATGATGCAGAACGGCAGAAGAAAATCGGTGATGCTTGTGCCATTATCATGAAGGAACGTGCTCCAGAAATCGAATTTTCATATACAACTGATCCAGAAGAAGCTTTTACAGATGTTGACTTTGTAATGGGATCAATTCGGGTTGGTAAGTATCATATGCGTGATTTTGATGAAAAAATCCCATTAAGATATGGTGTTAACGGTCAAGAGACAACTGGACCCGGAGGAATGGCTTATGGTATGCGTTCGATTCCGGCAATTATTGAAATTATTGATTATATGGAAAAGTATTCACCAAATGCATGGATGATTAATTATTCCAATACCATTGCAATTGTTGCAGAAGCTTGCCGGAGATTTAGACCTAATTCTAAGGTAATTAACATTTGTGATATGCCAATTGAAATTATGACTAGAATGGCACATATTTGTGGCTTAAATGACTACCATGATCTCGATGTTAATTATTACGGCCTTAATCACTTTGGCTGGTGGAAAGAAATTCGTGATAAAAACACTGGTAAAGACTTGATGCCGCAGCTTAAAGAACATGCTGCCAAGGAAGGTTACTGGATTGGTGGTGAATTTGATAAGTACTTGGAAAAGAGCTGGGCTGAAACTTTCAAGAAAGCTAAGGATTGCTATGCATTAGACCCAGAAACTTTACCAAATACTTATATGCAATACTATTACTTCCCACAATATGAAGTTGCTAATGCCGATCCTAAGCATACTAGAACTGATGAAATTCGTGAATATCGGCAAAAAATTGTTTTTGACGAATGTGCAAGAATTGTTAAAGCAGGAACTGCTAAAGGAAACATCTGGGAAGCAAACGCAGAACACTCAAATTATATTGTTGATATTTGCCACGCGATTGCCTTTAATACTCATGAAAAATTCTTTGCTAACACTACTAACAATGGTGCTATTTCTAATATGGATCCAGATTCAATTGTTGAAGTCCCATGTTTGTTCGGTGCTGATGGTATTCAACCAATGGCAACCGGTGAAGCTGGTAGATTCCAACGTGGCTTAATGATGGAACAGCAAACTTGTGAAAAATTAGTTGTTGATGCTTATGAACAACATTCATATACGAAGATGTTGCAGGCCTTCACACTTAATAAGACAGTTCCTGATGCCTCAGTTGCTAAGAAGATTCTTGATGATATGATTCCTGTAAATAAGCCGTACTGGCCAGAGCTGAAATAA
- a CDS encoding DNA topoisomerase, which yields MKLLLLTEKASAAQNFAKALGGTSGIFNDDYYHIVHAHGHLLQFKAPHQMVDPDKVAKYSDWHDLSNYPWNLLDFSWAKEVIPGMQQTLTRIKQAASSCDAIVIATDDDPSGEGDLLGWEIINAIKWQKTVYRMRFADETPANIQKALRDKINVTNQYEQGEFLEATGRERFDFASMQLSRIALIIARQSGFQPKSLRLGRLKSTIINQVYQQEEARHNYVKKSYYEVRFQDANKNIFIQPTKVKFKTEAAAKQEQKKYHHSAIIVDSKCHKYQQPPDLLDLSHLAILVGKKGFSSSQVLTTYQKMYEANILSYPRTEDTKITQEQFNQLLPVVDQIAHVVHVDTKLLSHRNIRKKFLVKNATHGANRPGLNVPQNLAEIEQKFGKCGRAIYLAAAKSYLAILAEDYLYEQEKAHLADYPTFTCTINLPLELNYKLIFDETDLKDEHPNQRQPFDVNATPFIYQGHNPKPKAPTHRYIIDFLKKDKIGTGATQEQTLANISTGKSALIKNTKEKYSLTFPGLIQSILCDQTYIASPKVTEQLQDTMKLVKQGKFDYRNVPFLINQIVKHDLAIEQKNAANLSKNSKLVKLQATKKTAFTPKPKVTGTWQGKEIVINQTWGKHTFNERELKHLFAGKSITFVLNKRKITGKLAKQTYQGHQFVGFKADFK from the coding sequence TTGAAATTGCTGCTCCTAACCGAAAAAGCTAGTGCTGCTCAAAATTTTGCTAAAGCTCTAGGTGGCACTAGCGGAATTTTTAACGATGACTATTACCACATCGTCCACGCTCACGGCCACCTTTTGCAATTTAAAGCACCACATCAAATGGTTGATCCTGACAAAGTTGCCAAATACAGTGATTGGCATGACCTAAGTAATTATCCGTGGAATTTACTAGATTTTTCTTGGGCTAAAGAAGTCATTCCCGGGATGCAGCAGACCCTAACTCGGATTAAACAAGCTGCTAGTTCTTGTGATGCCATTGTCATTGCCACTGATGATGATCCTTCAGGTGAAGGTGACCTGCTCGGTTGGGAAATTATCAACGCTATCAAGTGGCAGAAAACCGTTTACCGCATGCGCTTTGCTGATGAAACTCCGGCAAATATCCAAAAAGCCTTGCGTGACAAGATCAATGTCACTAATCAATACGAGCAAGGCGAATTTCTAGAAGCAACTGGTCGCGAACGTTTTGACTTTGCCTCAATGCAACTTTCACGTATTGCCTTAATTATTGCCCGACAATCCGGCTTTCAACCAAAATCATTGCGGTTAGGACGCTTAAAGTCAACAATTATTAATCAAGTTTATCAACAAGAAGAAGCCCGCCATAATTACGTTAAAAAATCATATTATGAGGTGCGCTTTCAGGATGCAAATAAAAATATTTTCATTCAGCCTACTAAAGTAAAATTCAAGACAGAAGCTGCAGCTAAACAAGAACAAAAAAAGTATCACCACTCTGCAATCATTGTTGATAGTAAATGCCACAAGTACCAACAACCACCAGACCTACTTGATCTCAGTCACCTAGCGATTTTAGTTGGCAAAAAAGGCTTCTCATCAAGCCAAGTTCTTACAACTTACCAAAAGATGTACGAAGCGAATATTTTATCTTATCCAAGAACGGAAGATACTAAGATTACGCAAGAACAATTTAACCAATTATTGCCAGTAGTTGATCAGATTGCTCATGTCGTTCATGTTGATACTAAGTTATTGTCGCATCGCAATATTAGAAAAAAATTTCTTGTCAAAAATGCCACTCATGGGGCTAACCGACCCGGTCTTAATGTACCTCAAAATTTAGCCGAAATTGAGCAAAAATTTGGTAAATGCGGCCGTGCTATTTACCTTGCTGCAGCTAAAAGTTACCTAGCAATATTAGCTGAAGACTATCTTTATGAACAAGAAAAAGCACATCTAGCTGATTATCCAACTTTTACTTGTACAATTAATCTACCACTAGAATTAAATTACAAACTTATTTTTGATGAAACTGACTTAAAAGATGAGCATCCAAACCAAAGACAGCCTTTTGATGTTAATGCAACACCATTTATTTACCAGGGGCATAATCCCAAACCCAAGGCCCCAACTCATCGTTATATTATTGACTTTCTCAAAAAAGATAAAATCGGAACGGGAGCAACTCAAGAGCAGACGTTAGCCAATATCTCCACTGGCAAAAGCGCCCTAATCAAAAACACCAAGGAAAAATATTCACTGACCTTTCCTGGTTTAATCCAATCAATCTTATGTGACCAGACCTACATTGCCTCACCCAAAGTTACCGAACAACTGCAAGACACGATGAAATTGGTTAAACAAGGAAAGTTTGACTATCGGAACGTGCCCTTTTTAATTAATCAAATTGTTAAACATGACCTGGCAATTGAACAAAAAAATGCGGCCAATTTAAGTAAAAACTCAAAACTAGTTAAACTGCAAGCAACTAAGAAGACTGCATTTACGCCTAAGCCCAAAGTTACGGGAACTTGGCAAGGCAAAGAAATCGTAATTAATCAGACTTGGGGCAAACATACCTTTAATGAACGCGAACTCAAGCATCTTTTTGCTGGTAAGTCGATTACATTTGTCTTAAACAAGCGGAAAATCACGGGCAAATTAGCTAAGCAAACCTATCAGGGGCACCAATTTGTCGGGTTTAAAGCCGACTTTAAGTAA